A genome region from Paenibacillus pabuli includes the following:
- a CDS encoding XRE family transcriptional regulator, with amino-acid sequence MLKERIEFLSKRKQISRKDLVEGLVTQAHFANILADRYPLPEDLAEAIASRLAVKRSYLLHAADQSEETLERAEAIFTELSIPASVIPEDTVHALEDRDDALTVELTTALMKAVYYQQLNDAAAHEYIHTSYLNFYLEKYGRPDDVDLPRPLAKALLYYKVQYYRSKLAYVDVLTHATQLSELALLGSEFWLSVQNIKMEAYIQVKQYEEAKQVFELTMRHVYDQRLFHRLSGLYVAYSGYCFAMGLVQEALSALTMAEANLVYAGNQGDLVTAIANNRIVMLTMTGELDKAQTEIERFETLLKQEPGETQQAMKPLICVYRCEVALGRKHWGMLAQSVDQLLICAITEDQQMSGTFYQSHLALAHGNREAFMERALACLPYFESTQHAMRLEPLYEGLAVVSEDQRRYKEAAMYYKKLVYLLRKK; translated from the coding sequence ATGCTGAAGGAACGGATTGAATTTCTGAGCAAAAGAAAGCAGATTTCCCGCAAGGACCTTGTTGAGGGGCTGGTGACACAGGCCCATTTTGCGAATATACTGGCGGATCGTTATCCGCTTCCCGAGGATTTGGCGGAAGCCATTGCTTCACGCCTGGCAGTCAAGCGATCTTACCTGCTGCACGCAGCCGATCAGAGTGAGGAGACGCTGGAGCGGGCAGAGGCGATTTTTACAGAGCTGTCCATTCCGGCTTCGGTCATACCGGAAGACACCGTGCATGCACTGGAAGACCGGGATGATGCGCTGACGGTTGAACTGACGACGGCTCTGATGAAAGCTGTGTATTATCAGCAATTGAACGACGCAGCGGCGCATGAGTACATACATACATCCTATCTGAATTTTTATTTGGAGAAGTACGGTCGTCCGGATGATGTCGATCTGCCTCGCCCGCTGGCGAAAGCACTCTTGTATTATAAAGTGCAGTATTATCGTTCCAAGCTTGCCTATGTCGACGTATTGACTCACGCAACCCAGCTGAGTGAGCTGGCTCTTCTTGGAAGTGAATTTTGGCTGTCGGTACAAAATATCAAAATGGAAGCCTATATTCAGGTGAAACAATATGAAGAGGCCAAACAGGTCTTTGAGCTGACGATGCGACATGTGTATGATCAGCGGCTATTCCACCGTTTATCTGGTTTATACGTCGCTTATAGTGGTTACTGCTTCGCCATGGGGCTCGTGCAGGAAGCCCTCTCGGCTCTGACGATGGCGGAAGCCAACCTGGTGTACGCCGGAAATCAGGGAGATCTCGTTACTGCAATTGCAAACAATCGAATTGTCATGCTGACCATGACGGGTGAGTTAGACAAAGCTCAGACCGAGATTGAGCGATTTGAGACGCTGCTAAAGCAGGAACCGGGAGAAACACAGCAGGCGATGAAGCCGCTCATCTGTGTGTATCGCTGTGAGGTGGCACTGGGCCGCAAACATTGGGGCATGCTTGCGCAAAGTGTGGATCAACTGCTGATATGTGCAATAACAGAGGATCAACAGATGAGTGGAACGTTTTATCAGAGTCATCTGGCCCTAGCACATGGGAATCGTGAAGCGTTTATGGAACGGGCCCTCGCATGCCTCCCCTATTTCGAATCGACACAGCATGCAATGAGACTGGAGCCGTTATATGAGGGACTCGCGGTGGTATCCGAGGATCAGCGCAGGTATAAAGAGGCAGCGATGTATTATAAGAAGCTG